From one Enterobacter kobei genomic stretch:
- the ldtB gene encoding L,D-transpeptidase, with protein MKIKLTTILAAAFAVVGFCKSASAVTYPLPTDGSRLIGQNQVITIPEGNQQPLEYFAAQYQMGLSNLLEANPGVDTYLPKGGSVLNIPQQLILPDTVHEGIVINSAEMRLYYYPKGTNTVIVLPIGIGQLGKDTPINWTTKVERKKAGPTWTPTAKMHAEYIAAGNPLPAVVPAGPDNPMGLYALYIGRLYAIHGTNANFGIGLRVSHGCVRLRNEDIKFLFQNVPVGTRVQFIDEPVKATTEPDGSRYVEVHNPLSTTEAQFEGGEIVPITLTKSVQSVTSQPDVDQAVVEQAIENRSGMPVRLN; from the coding sequence ATGAAAATTAAATTAACAACGATTTTAGCGGCGGCTTTCGCAGTAGTAGGGTTTTGCAAATCTGCCTCTGCAGTAACTTATCCACTGCCAACTGACGGCAGCCGTCTGATTGGTCAGAACCAGGTCATCACCATTCCGGAAGGGAACCAGCAACCGCTGGAGTACTTTGCGGCGCAGTACCAGATGGGCCTGTCTAACCTGCTCGAAGCGAACCCGGGCGTTGACACCTATCTGCCGAAAGGCGGTAGCGTGCTGAACATCCCGCAGCAGCTGATCCTGCCGGACACCGTTCACGAAGGTATTGTGATCAACAGTGCCGAGATGCGCCTCTACTACTACCCGAAAGGCACCAACACGGTCATCGTGTTGCCGATCGGTATCGGTCAGTTAGGCAAAGATACGCCGATCAACTGGACCACCAAAGTTGAGCGCAAGAAAGCCGGTCCGACCTGGACACCAACGGCCAAAATGCACGCGGAATACATTGCGGCTGGCAACCCGCTGCCGGCAGTTGTTCCGGCTGGCCCGGATAACCCGATGGGGCTGTACGCGCTGTACATTGGCCGTCTGTATGCCATTCACGGCACTAACGCCAACTTCGGTATCGGCCTGCGCGTGAGCCACGGCTGTGTGCGTCTGCGTAACGAAGACATTAAATTCCTGTTCCAGAACGTGCCGGTTGGCACCCGCGTTCAGTTTATCGATGAACCGGTGAAAGCCACCACCGAGCCGGATGGCAGCCGTTATGTAGAAGTTCACAATCCGCTGTCCACCACCGAAGCGCAGTTTGAAGGCGGGGAAATCGTGCCGATCACCCTGACCAAGAGCGTGCAGAGCGTGACCAGCCAGCCTGACGTTGACCAGGCTGTTGTTGAGCAGGCTATCGAAAACCGCTCGGGTATGCCGGTTCGTCTGAACTGA
- a CDS encoding GntR family transcriptional regulator, producing the protein MSAKYVSIAREIKQRIMSGQYSASEPLPDQFALAAEFSTSRMTIQQAIRQLIVEGLVYTRQGQGTFIRKNFLQLSQWDLPGSDYYGATKTWENVGTVTSEIIRFDLRFPDEKEQASLLIDADAPVYDFVRLRLLDGEPVSLEFTLMPVGLVPGLNRGHLQSSVFRYVQDTLALKIMGSYRVVRALKPNAEDKRWLSCDDTDPVLEVEQVVYLEDGTPLEYAHCHYRYDHGGIIMVNHG; encoded by the coding sequence ATGTCGGCGAAATACGTTTCTATCGCGCGGGAAATTAAGCAGCGCATCATGAGCGGGCAGTATTCTGCCAGCGAGCCGCTGCCCGACCAGTTTGCGCTGGCGGCGGAATTCAGCACCAGCCGCATGACTATCCAGCAGGCGATACGTCAGCTGATCGTCGAAGGGCTGGTGTATACCCGCCAGGGCCAGGGGACCTTCATCCGCAAGAATTTCCTCCAGCTCTCTCAGTGGGATCTGCCCGGCAGCGATTATTACGGCGCGACCAAAACCTGGGAAAACGTCGGCACCGTCACCAGTGAAATCATCCGCTTTGACTTACGCTTTCCCGACGAAAAAGAGCAGGCTTCACTGCTGATTGACGCTGACGCGCCGGTCTATGACTTCGTGCGCCTGCGACTGCTTGACGGCGAACCGGTATCGCTGGAGTTTACGCTGATGCCCGTCGGACTGGTGCCCGGACTTAACCGCGGCCATCTACAAAGCTCGGTGTTTCGCTATGTACAGGACACGCTGGCGCTGAAAATCATGGGCTCATACCGCGTGGTGCGTGCCCTGAAACCGAATGCCGAGGATAAACGCTGGCTGAGTTGCGATGACACCGATCCGGTGCTGGAAGTGGAGCAGGTGGTTTATCTGGAAGACGGCACGCCGCTGGAGTATGCCCATTGCCATTATCGCTACGATCATGGCGGCATAATAATGGTGAATCACGGATAA
- a CDS encoding PTS sugar transporter subunit IIC translates to MSDANMKPNMQSFVDRFVEFSARIANQVHLRSLRDAFAAVMPIFILAGLAVLVNNVVFPWVMDGEMLTRFKVWGDVIINGTLNIAALLIAPMIAWSLARNKNFDNPVSAVVIALSSFIIMMPIQLDVVPVGGKTTVTVGQLLSFANIGTTGIFAGVIIGLLSTELFIRIAGFKKLDISLGENVPPAVSKSFSALLPTIFTLSTFAIIAALLANVLHTDLIHLITTLIQQPLRLINTSLPGTLFIYSFGNFLFTLGIHQSVVNAVVLEPFLLINTNENMIAFANGQPIPHIINNIFVPTFGMIGGTGSTLSLLIAIFLFSRQQSAKQVARLSISPGLFNINEPVIFGLPIVFNIPLMIPFVLLPAIGILFAWICTTLGLMSRCVVMIPWTTPPVLSAWLATAGDWRAVVVQLIIIIFGVFFYLPFLKIAERVALKNSGIVE, encoded by the coding sequence ATGTCTGATGCAAACATGAAACCGAATATGCAGTCGTTTGTTGATCGATTTGTTGAGTTCTCCGCCCGTATCGCCAATCAGGTGCATCTGCGCTCCCTGCGCGATGCCTTTGCCGCGGTGATGCCCATTTTTATTCTCGCCGGGCTGGCGGTGCTGGTGAATAACGTGGTGTTCCCGTGGGTAATGGACGGGGAGATGCTGACGCGCTTTAAAGTGTGGGGCGATGTGATCATCAACGGCACGTTGAATATCGCGGCCCTGTTGATCGCGCCGATGATCGCCTGGTCACTGGCGCGCAACAAAAACTTCGACAATCCGGTCTCGGCAGTGGTGATCGCCTTATCCAGCTTTATCATTATGATGCCCATCCAGCTCGACGTGGTGCCGGTGGGCGGCAAGACCACAGTGACGGTCGGCCAGCTGCTGTCGTTTGCCAATATCGGCACCACCGGGATTTTCGCCGGGGTGATCATCGGCCTGCTGTCCACCGAGCTGTTTATCCGCATCGCCGGGTTCAAAAAGCTCGATATTTCCCTGGGCGAAAACGTGCCGCCCGCGGTGAGTAAATCCTTTTCCGCGCTGCTGCCGACCATTTTTACGCTCTCCACCTTCGCCATTATCGCCGCGCTGCTGGCGAACGTGCTGCATACCGATCTGATCCACCTGATCACCACGCTGATCCAGCAACCGTTGCGGCTTATTAATACCAGCCTGCCGGGCACGCTGTTTATCTACAGCTTTGGTAACTTTCTGTTTACGCTGGGGATCCATCAGTCGGTGGTCAACGCCGTGGTGCTGGAGCCGTTCCTGCTTATCAACACCAACGAAAACATGATCGCGTTTGCCAACGGCCAGCCGATCCCGCACATCATCAACAATATCTTTGTACCGACCTTTGGCATGATCGGCGGTACCGGCAGTACGCTGTCGCTGCTTATCGCCATCTTTCTGTTCTCGCGCCAGCAGTCGGCGAAACAGGTGGCGCGCCTGTCGATTTCACCTGGGCTGTTTAACATCAACGAGCCGGTGATTTTTGGGCTGCCGATTGTGTTTAATATTCCGCTGATGATCCCCTTTGTGCTGCTGCCGGCAATCGGGATCCTCTTCGCCTGGATCTGCACCACGCTCGGGTTAATGTCGCGCTGCGTGGTGATGATCCCCTGGACCACACCGCCGGTGCTGAGCGCCTGGCTGGCGACGGCGGGGGACTGGCGGGCGGTGGTCGTTCAGTTGATAATCATCATCTTTGGTGTATTCTTCTACCTGCCTTTCCTCAAAATAGCCGAGCGAGTGGCCTTAAAAAACAGTGGGATAGTCGAATAA
- a CDS encoding glycoside hydrolase family 1 protein gives MTKSLPAGFLWGNSVSSMQTEGAWNEGGKGPSVYDIREASEFASDWKVATDSYHRYAEDFDLMQDLGMNCYRFQIAWSRVCPQGDGEFNDEGIAFYDRFINDLLARGIEPMVCLYHFDMPLALAKTYNGFTDRHVMEAFVRYGKKMIDCFGDRVKYWLTFNEQNIYHMPEAFKVGGYLEGEKTLRELYQISHHVMMAHVRLTHYLHDTKPGQLMGGMLAHQLIYPATCKPQDIFCAQQYDEFLNQNLLRVFAGQGYSPAVMAVVEREGFEDIFRDEDLAEIARVKNDYMAFSYYASKTLDSDAIPAGTPVNYYLLHGDKNNPFLTATEWNWQIDPLGFRTIITRYYNDWRLPVFPIENGIGVIESWDGVNPIDDQYRIDYHRAHLQAMKDAIFEDGAQVIGYLGWGLIDILSSQGDMRKRYGVVYVNRENHDLKDLKRVPKKSYAWFKRVIHSNGDEM, from the coding sequence ATGACTAAATCCTTACCGGCGGGTTTTTTATGGGGTAACTCGGTATCGAGTATGCAGACGGAAGGGGCGTGGAACGAAGGCGGAAAGGGACCGTCGGTGTACGACATCCGCGAAGCCAGCGAATTCGCTTCTGACTGGAAAGTGGCCACCGACTCCTACCATCGCTATGCCGAAGATTTCGACCTGATGCAGGATCTCGGCATGAACTGTTACCGCTTTCAGATCGCCTGGAGCCGCGTCTGTCCGCAGGGCGACGGGGAATTCAACGACGAGGGCATCGCCTTTTACGATCGCTTTATCAACGATCTGCTGGCGCGCGGTATTGAGCCGATGGTCTGCCTGTACCACTTTGATATGCCGCTGGCGCTGGCAAAGACGTACAACGGATTTACCGATCGTCACGTCATGGAGGCGTTTGTCCGCTACGGCAAAAAGATGATCGACTGCTTTGGCGATCGCGTGAAGTACTGGCTGACCTTTAACGAGCAGAACATCTACCACATGCCGGAGGCCTTTAAGGTCGGCGGTTATCTGGAAGGCGAGAAAACGCTGCGCGAGCTGTACCAGATTTCGCATCACGTGATGATGGCCCACGTACGGCTAACGCACTATCTGCATGACACCAAACCCGGGCAACTGATGGGCGGCATGCTGGCGCATCAATTGATCTATCCCGCTACCTGTAAGCCGCAGGATATTTTCTGCGCGCAGCAGTATGACGAATTCCTCAACCAGAATTTGCTGCGCGTCTTTGCCGGTCAGGGCTACAGCCCGGCGGTGATGGCGGTAGTGGAGCGCGAAGGCTTCGAGGATATTTTCCGCGACGAGGATCTCGCGGAAATCGCCCGGGTAAAAAATGACTATATGGCGTTCAGCTACTACGCCAGTAAAACGCTGGACAGCGATGCCATTCCCGCTGGTACGCCGGTGAACTATTACCTGCTGCACGGCGATAAAAATAACCCGTTCCTGACGGCCACCGAATGGAACTGGCAGATCGATCCGCTCGGCTTTCGCACCATTATCACCCGTTATTACAACGACTGGCGGCTGCCGGTGTTCCCGATTGAAAACGGCATTGGCGTGATCGAATCCTGGGACGGCGTAAACCCTATCGACGACCAGTACCGCATCGACTATCACCGTGCGCATTTGCAGGCCATGAAAGACGCCATCTTTGAGGACGGCGCGCAGGTGATTGGCTATCTCGGCTGGGGGCTGATTGACATTCTCAGCTCGCAGGGGGACATGCGTAAGCGCTACGGCGTGGTGTATGTAAACCGTGAAAACCACGATCTGAAAGATCTTAAACGCGTGCCGAAAAAGAGCTACGCCTGGTTCAAACGTGTGATCCACAGTAACGGCGACGAGATGTGA
- the fbpC gene encoding ferric ABC transporter ATP-binding protein gives MTQKHFVELRNVGKTFGSNVVIENINLAIPQGEMVTLLGPSGCGKTTVLRLVAGLEKPTSGQIYIDGEDVTDSSIQQRDICMVFQSYALFPHMSLGENVGYGLKMLGVSRAEIKTRVKEALAMVDLDGFEDRYVDQISGGQQQRVALARALILKPKVLLFDEPLSNLDANLRRSMRDKIRELQKQFNITSLYVTHDQSEAFAVSDTVLVMNKGHIMQMGSPQALYRQPASRFMASFMGDANLFPATFSADHVDIYGYRLPRPAQFATVGSGQVGVRPEAITLGQHGSESQRCVIRHVAYMGPQYEVIVAWHGQEILLQVNATRLQPDVGENYFLEIHPYGMFEMREAG, from the coding sequence ATGACACAGAAACATTTTGTTGAGCTGCGCAATGTCGGCAAAACCTTTGGCAGCAACGTGGTGATTGAAAACATCAATCTGGCGATCCCGCAGGGAGAGATGGTGACGCTGCTCGGTCCGTCCGGCTGCGGCAAAACCACCGTACTGCGGCTGGTGGCGGGGCTGGAAAAGCCGACGTCCGGGCAGATTTATATCGACGGCGAAGACGTGACCGACAGTTCAATTCAGCAGCGTGATATTTGTATGGTGTTCCAGTCCTACGCGCTGTTCCCGCATATGTCGCTGGGAGAGAACGTCGGTTATGGGCTGAAGATGCTCGGCGTGTCGCGCGCCGAGATCAAAACCCGCGTTAAAGAGGCGCTGGCGATGGTCGATCTGGACGGCTTTGAAGATCGCTATGTGGATCAGATTTCTGGTGGCCAGCAGCAGCGTGTGGCGCTGGCGCGCGCGCTGATCTTAAAGCCTAAAGTACTGCTGTTTGATGAGCCGCTCAGTAACCTCGACGCCAACCTGCGTCGCAGTATGCGCGATAAAATTCGTGAACTGCAAAAGCAGTTCAACATCACCTCGCTCTATGTGACTCACGATCAGAGCGAGGCCTTTGCGGTCTCTGACACCGTGCTGGTGATGAACAAAGGGCACATCATGCAGATGGGCTCGCCGCAGGCGCTGTATCGTCAACCCGCCTCGCGTTTTATGGCCAGTTTTATGGGCGATGCCAACCTGTTTCCGGCGACCTTCTCGGCGGATCATGTGGATATTTACGGCTATCGACTGCCGCGTCCGGCGCAGTTCGCCACGGTGGGCAGCGGGCAGGTGGGCGTGCGTCCGGAGGCGATTACGCTTGGTCAGCACGGCAGCGAAAGTCAGCGTTGTGTGATCCGTCATGTGGCCTATATGGGGCCGCAGTATGAGGTGATTGTCGCGTGGCACGGGCAGGAGATTTTGTTGCAGGTGAATGCGACGCGGCTCCAGCCGGACGTGGGGGAGAATTATTTCCTTGAGATCCATCCGTATGGGATGTTTGAGATGCGGGAGGCGGGTTAG